A stretch of DNA from Curtobacterium sp. MCBD17_035:
GAGGGTGTCCGAGGCGGCCGCGACCGCCGTGTTGAGCTGGAGCACGCCGGTGTTCGCGCGGCCGACCGCTCCGTACTGTCCGCTCGGGACCCACACGGTCCCGTCGCCGAGGTCCACCCGCTGCGTGTGGTAGCCGCTCGAAACGATCGCGGTGGTGGCGACGACGACCATCACCACGAACGCGACGATCGTGGTGATGAGCACCGAGCGGTGCCGTCGCAGTACGACGCGCAGCACCTAGTCGTCCCCGATGGTGACGCACTTCTGGGCGCTCTGGTCGCCGTTCTTGCCGTCCCGGTTGACCGCGACGGCGACGCATTCCTCGTCGCCCCGCTTGCCCGAGACGACGAAGCTCCGCCCGGTCTGCTGGCTCGTGCCGCCGTTCGAACTGATGACGTACGTGTCACCGGCGCGTGTGCCCGGGTCACCCCAGCGGAACGTGACGGTCGTGCCGACGGTCGTCGCCCGGATGTCCGACACGGTCGGGATCGATCCCGAGCCGGTCCGGGTCAGCACCAGCGTCGCCGACACGGCGACCACGGCGACCACGACGGCGGCCAGGGCCGCCCACAGCAGGGTCGACCGCGACCGCCGGCCGACCCGGGCCGTCGACGCGCTGCGGTGCACCGTGCCGACGCTCCGGGACGCCGTGGTCGTGAGCCCGCCGCGCGGGGACTGCCGCGCACGGCGCCGACGGCCACCGGCGACCGGCGCGGCGACGTTGCGGAGCATGGTGCGGTCCGTGGCGTCACCGACCGACGCCATCGCCCAGTTCTCGACCTCGACCTCGGCCGGGGTCTGCGGGAGACCGAGTTCTGCCTCCACCTGTTGGAGTCCGCGGACGAACTCGATCGCCGTCGCGGGCCGCTGTTCCGGGCGTCGGGACATCGCCGCGGCGAGGAGCCGCTCGAGCGACGGGGGGACGTCGGGCCGCCCGGTCGGCTTCGGCGTGCCCTTGTCGATGCGGCCCATGAGGTCGTCCGCACCGTTCGCGCCACCAGGTACCTCGAAGGGGCTCCGGCCGGCGAGCAACGAGTACACCGTCGCGGCGAGCGAGTAGACCTCGGACTGCACCGAACCGCGGGACTCGTCCATGAGCACCTCCGGCGCGGACCAGGGGATCGACATCCCGATCGGTTCGTCCGGGTCGGCCTCGCCGATGGAAGCGGCGATACCGAAGTCCGACAGCACCGGGCTGCCGTACGCGGTGCGGAGGATGTTGGAGGGCTTGACGTCGCGGTGCAGGACGCCCTCGCGGTGCGCGGTCTCGAGGGCGGACCCGACGCGGACACCGATCGCGAGGACCTCGGACACCGGGACCGGGTCCCGACGGTAGCGCTCGCTCAACGACGCCGAGCAGAGCTCCATCACGAGGTACGGCCGACCGTCGGCCGCCACGCTGGCCTGGAGCACCGTCAGGATCGACGGGTGGGTGCTGAGCCGCGCCATGAGGTTCGCCTCGGACTGGAACGACTGCCGCACCCGGTCGTCGACGACCTCGTCGAGGAGGACCTTGACCGCGACCTGGCGACGCGGCATGTTCTGCTCGTACAGGAACACGTCGGCGAACCCGCCCGATCCCAGGACGTGCACGTACGTGAAGCCGGGGAGCACGGGTGGCGTGGACGGCAGGCGGCGGGCCATGACCTCTCCTTACGACCACGTGCTCCGAGCGCGACCGCGATCCGGCCCGCAACCCCTCGATTCTACGGAGCGGTCCCGGCGTCGTCGGTCGGTCTGTGGACAACTGCACGGCGTCGGCACCCCAGTTCGGGGGTGGTGACGGACCTCAGGCGGACCGGTGGCGGGGCAGGGTGTCCTCGACGTCGTCGGCGTGCGGCGCGGCGTCGACCTGCAGGACCACGACCGTCACGTTGTCGCGGCCACCGGCGACGATCGCGTCACCCACCAGGCGCTCGGCGAGCTGCTGCGGGTCGTCCACCTTCGCCGCGATCCGGGAGATCCCCACGTCGCCGATCTCCTTCGTGAGACCGTCGGAGCAGATGATGTAGCGGTCACCCGCGTGCAGCGGCAGCGTCCAGAAGTCGGGCTCCGGCGTCTCGCCGAACCCGACCGCGCGCGTGATGACGTTGCTGTCCGGGTGGGACTCGGCGTCCTCGGCGCGGAGCAGCCCGGCATCCACCATCTCCTGGACCACCGAGTGGTCGACGGTCACCCGTCGCATCGCGCCGTTCTCGACGCGGTAGGTCCGCGAGTCCCCGACGTTGAACACGAGCGCCGCGGGGACGCCCCCTGCCGCGATGATCGCGACGCCCGTCACGGTGGTGCCGGCACCGATCGCGTTGCCCCCGGCCGCGCGCTCGATGTCCGAGGTCGCGCGCACGAGCGCGGCCTGGATCGCGTCCTCCGAGGCGAAGACGTCGCGGAGCGCACCGAGACGACGGACCACCGCGTCGCTCGCCCGGTCCCCCGCGAGGTGGCCGCCCATGCCGTCCGCCACGACGAAGAACGGCGACTCGACGAGGTAGCTGTCCTCGTTGTGGTCGCGACGCCGACCGACGTCGGTCGCGGCCCCCCACGAGAGCGTGAGGGCACCGCCGTCCGCACCGGGCAGGGCCAGGGAGTGCGCCGACGTCGGTCGGCCGAGTTCCGTCACGGGTGGGTCGCTCTCAGTCGTGGTGTCGTGGGATCGGTGGGAGGTCGAGGGGGTCACCGGCCAGACCGCCGCGGGTCGCTTCCGGGATGCGGAGGTGACGGGACAGGATCTCGACGGTGTTGCCGTCCCCGATGTCCACCACCGTACCGGTGAGCACGACGATCGCGGCACCGGAGGGCATGCGGAACGGACGGGCACCGGGGGCACGCACGACCGTGCCGTTCGTGGACGCGAGGTCCTCCACGACGACGGCGGTTCCCTCAGCGCGGACGGCGAGGTGCGAGCCCGAGACCTCACCGTGCCGGGAGGGCACGGTGACGAGCAGCGGCCGTGCGGTGAGCGGCACCCGCGGTGGTGCGGGACGACGACCGATGACCACCGGCCGGTCGAGCCGGACGACCTGTTCGCCGACCCGGATCGCCGGGACGCGCCCGGACTCGACGCCGTCGGTGCCCGGATGCGGCGACCCGGTCGTGGTCGACCCTGCCGTGGGCCGCGCCGGACCGCCGTCGTCACGGGCGTGCCGCACGTGGGGATGCGGCGGGGACGGCCGCGTCACCGGACGTCCGAGGATGGTGTCGTCGTCCTCGCCCATGTCCACCTCCCCGGATCGGTCGTTCCACCGTAGTCGACCGTGCTCCCCTGCCCGCGAGGGGCGGCACTCGTCACACTGTCGCGGGTTCGAGAGTCTCCGCCACGAGGTCCCATCCGTCGGACGTCCGATCGAGCCCGATCCCGACCGTCCGACCCCAGTCGGCGAGGTCCGACATGGACCCCGGCTCGATCTGAGCCCGACCGAGTGCGGAGACGAGCCGGCCCTTCGCGGTCTTGTTCCAGTGGTTCAGCGCGCGGCGACGGCCGTCCGTCCCCTCCGACACGACGCGGAGCCGGACCGATCCGGACACCGGCCCGAGCGCACGGTACCCCTCGGAACGGAGGTCGAGCACGACGCCGTCGACTCCGCGCGATCCGAGCGCCCGCGCGGTCGACCCGGGCCACACGCTCCCCAGGCGGAGGTTCCCCAGCCGCGCGTCGTGGGACAGGCGGTAGGCCGGGATCGGATCACCAGCCGCGATGGGACCGAACATCGCGGACTGCACGATCACGTGTCGGTGCCACCACTCGCGGACCGCCGGCGGCGCGGAGGACGCGTCGAGTGGGTCGTACAGGACACCCGTGTACCGCTCCACGGCCGGGAGGGTCGGCGCACCCTCCAGGGAGAGGTTGCGGAGACGCTCCCCCACGGATCGCGGACCGAGTCGCAGCGCGTACCGCGCCGACTCGTCGTCAGAACTGACGGAGCGGGCCGCGGCGATCACCGCGACCCGCTCACTGGTCAGTTCCGGGAACGACAGCGCACCGAGGTCGAAGGGGCGCGTGTCGTCACCGCCCTCCCGCTTGGTCTCCGACGGCGGGAGGAGGATCGTCAGTCCGCTCAGGCCCGTCCTCCGGTGGACGCGAGGGCGGCCTGGCGCGCCACGATCGTGACGGTGTCGTGTTCGACCGACAGGAAGCCGTCTTCGGCGTCCGCGTGGACGGTGCTCCCGTCGGCGCGCGAGATCCGCACCTGCCCCTGCGCGAGGATGGCGAGCATGGGCTCGTGCCCCGCGAGGACACCGATCTGCCCCTCGGTCGTCCGGGCCACGACCATGGTGGCGTCGCCCGTCCAGACCTCTTGGTCGGCCGACACGACGCTCACGGTGAGACCGGCCATGATCAGCGGTTCTCCTTCTGGATCTGCGCCCACTTCTCCTCGACGTCGGAGATCGCACCGACGTTGAAGAACGCCTGCACGGCGACGTGGTCGAACTCGCCGTCCGCGATGGCGCGGAACGACTCGATCGTGTCCTTGAGCGGGACGGTGGAGCCCTCGACGCCCGTGAACTTCTTCGCCATGTAGGTGTTCTGCGAGAGGAACTGCTGGATCCGACGAGCACGCTCGACGGTGATCTTGTCCTCTTCGGAGAGCTCGTCCACACCGAGGATCGCGATGATCTCCTGCAGCTCCTTGTTCTTCTGGAGGATCTGCTTGACGCGGGTCGCGGTCTCGTAGTGGTCCTGGCCCAGGTAGCGCGGGTCGAGGATGCGCGAGGTCGACGCGAGCGGGTCGACCGCCGGGTACAGGCCCTGCGACGCGATCTCACGCGAGAGCTCCGTCGTCGCGTCGAGGTGTGCGAACGTCGTGGCCGGCGCCGGGTCGGTGTAGTCGTCGGCCGGCACGTAGATCGCCTGGAGCGAGGTGATCGAATGGCCCCGCGTCGAGGTGATGCGCTCCTGGAGCACACCCATCTCGTCGGCGAGGTTCGGCTGGTAGCCCACCGCGGACGGCATGCGACCGAGCAGCGTCGAGACCTCGGAGCCCGCCTGCGTGAAGCGGAAGATGTTGTCGATGAACAGCAGCACGTCCTGCCGCTGGACGTCGCGGAAGTACTCGGCCATGGTCAGGGCCGACAGCGCCACGCGGAGGCGCGTTCCCGGCGGCTCGTCCATCTGGCCGAACACCAGGGCGGTCTTGTCGAAGACCCCGGCCTCGTCCATCTCGCCGATGAGGTCGTTGCCCTCACGGGTGCGCTCACCGACGCCTGCGAACACCGACACACCGCCGTGGTCCTGGGCGACGCGCTGGATCATCTCCTGGATGAGGACGGTCTTGCCGACACCCGCACCACCGAACAGGCCGATCTTGCCACCCTGCACGTACGGGGTGAGGAGGTCGATGACCTTGATGCCCGTCTCGAACATCGTGGTCTTCGACTCGAGCTGGTCGAACGCCGGGGCCTTGCGGTGGATGGGCCAGCGCTCGGTGATCTCGATGTGCTCACCGGGCTGGGCGTTGAGGATGTTCCCCGTGACGTCGAACACCTTGCCCTTGGTGACGTCACCGACCGGCACCGAGATCGGCGCACCGGTGTCGCGGACCTCCTGGCCGCGGACGAGGCCGTCCGTCGGCTTGAGGGCGATCGCGCGCACCAGGTCGTCGCCGAGGTGCTGGGCGACCTCGAGCGTGATCTCCTGCTGGTTCTCGCCGAGCGTGATCGTCGTGTGGAGCGCGTTGTAGATGTCGGGGATCGCGTCGTGCGGGAACTCGATGTCGACGACGGGGCCCGTGACGCGGGCGATCCGGCCGACGCCGGGTGCCGACGACGACTCGACCGCGATGGTGGCGGTGTCGGTCATGGCTGGTGCCTTCCTGGGGGTGGTTTCTGACCCTGGTGGGGTTACTTCTTGGTGCCGGAGAGCGCGTCGGCACCGCCGACGATCTCGGAGATCTGCTGCGTGATCTCGGCCTGACGCGCGTTGTTCGCGAGCCGCGTGAAGTCGCGGATCAGCGAGTCCGCGTTGTCACTGGCGGACTTCATCGCGCGCTGGCGAGCAGCGTGCTCCGAGGCGGCGGACTGCAGCATCGCGTTGAAGATGCGGCTTTCGATGTAGACGGGCAACAGGGCGTCGAGGACTGCGTCCGCGTCCGGCTCGAACTCGTACAGCGGGAGCGGAGCGTCGTCCGCCGGAGCGTCGACTCCCTCGACCACCTCGAGCGGCAGCAGTCGCACGACCTGCGGCTCCTGGGTCACGAGGCTCACGAACCGGTTGAACACGATGTGGATCTCGTCCACACCGCCCTCGGACGTCTCCTGCAGGAACTTGCCGACGACCGCGTCGCCGATCTGCTTGGCCGTCGAGAAGGACGGCTGGTCCGTCCCGCCGATCCACTGCCGCTCCGAGTCACGCTGGCGGAACGAGAAGTACCCGACCGACTTCCGGCCCACGAGGTAGTAGACGACGTCCTTGCCCTCGCTGCGCAGCAGCGACGCGAGCTCCTCGGTCTGCTTCAGCACGTTCGAGCTGAACGCGCCGTTCAGCCCGCGGTCCGACGTGAACACGACGATCGCGGCACGCGTCGAGCTGGCCGGTTCGGTCGTCAGCACGTGCTCGACGTTCGAGAAGGTGGCCACGGCGGACACGGCACGCGTCACGGCCCGCGAGTACGGGCCGGACGCGGCCATGCGGGCCTGCGCCTTCTGGATCCGCGACGCGGAGATCAGCTCCATGGCGCGGGTGACCTTCTTGGTCGTCTGCGCCGAGCGGATGCGCTGCCGGTAGACCCGGAGTTGTGCTCCCATTGCTGTCCGTTCTTGTTCGGGAGGTGGAGTTCGTCAGGACGCGCGGACCCGGAGGTCAGCGGCGTCCGCGGACGATCTGCTCCTGATCGACGTCGTCGGCGTCCGCAGCGGCGAACTGCTCGTTCCCGACCGAGGCGAGCGTCTTGCCCTCGCCCGTCTGGAACCCCTTCTTGAAGTCGTCGATCGCGGCACCGAGCGCCGAGATCGTGTCGTCGTCGAGGACGTTCGTCTCGCGCAGCGTGTCGAGGATCGACGTGTTGCGCTTCAGGTGGTCGAGCAACTCGGCCTCGAACCGGAGGACGTCCGACACCGGGACCTCGTCGAGCTTGCCGTTGGTGCCGGCCCAGATCGAGACGACCTGGTCCTCGACGGGGTACGGCGAGTACTGCGGCTGCTTGAGGAGCTCGGTGAGCCGGGCTCCGCGGTCGAGCTGACGACGCGAGGCCTGGTCGAGGTCCGAAGCGAACATCGCGAAGGCCTCGAGCGCCCGGTACTGGGCGAGTTCGAGCTTGAGCGTCCCGGAGACCTTCTTGATCGACTTGACCTGGGCGTCGCCCCCGACGCGCGACACCGAGATGCCCACGTCGACCGCCGGACGCTGGTTCGCGTTGAACAGGTCCGACTGCAGGAAGATCTGCCCGTCCGTGATCGAGATCACGTTCGTCGGGATGTAGGCCGAGACGTCGTTGGCACGGGTTTCGATGATGGGCAGGCCCGTCATCGAACCGGCACCGAGCTCGTCGGACAGCTTCGCGCAACGCTCGAGGAGCCGGGAGTGCAGGTAGAAGACGTCACCCGGGTAGGCCTCGCGCCCCGGCGGACGACGGAGGAGGAGGGACACCGCGCGGTAGGCCTCGGCCTGCTTCGACAGGTCGTCGAAGATGATGAGGACGTGCTTGCCGCCGTACATCCAGTGCTGACCGATGGCCGAGCCGGTGTACGGGGCGAGGTACTTGAAGCCCGCGGGGTCGGAGGCGGGGGCGGCGACGATGGTGGTGTACTCCATCGCGCCGGCGTCCTCGAGCGCACCCTTGACGGAGGCGATCGTCGAACCCTTCTGGCCGATCGCGACGTAGATGCAGCGCACCTGCTTGTCGACGTCGCCGGACTCCCAGTTGGCCTTCTGGTTGATGATCGTGTCGATCGCGATGGCCGTCTTGCCGGTCTGGCGGTCGCCGATGATGAGCTGACGCTGACCGCGGCCGATCGGGATCATGGCGTCGATGGCCTTGATGCCGGTCTGCATCGGCTCGTGCACCGACTTGCGGGCCATGACGCCCGGAGCCTGGAGCTCGAGGGCGCGGCGGCCCTCCGACGCGATCTCGCCGAGGCCGTCGAGCGGCGTGCCGAGCGGGTCCACGACGCGCCCGAGGTACCCGTCGCCGACGGGGACGGAGAGCACCTCGCCGGTGCGGGTGACTTCCTGGCCCTCTTCGACGCCGGCGAACTCGCCGAGCACGATGACGCCGATCTCGTCCTCGTCGAGGTTCTGCGCGAGGCCGAGCGTGCCGTCCGCGAAGCGGATCAGCTCGTTGGCCATGACGCCGGGGAGGCCCTCGACGTGGGCGATGCCGTCGGCTGCGTCGATCACGTGACCGACCTCGGCCGTGGAGGCCTTCGTCGGCTCGTAGTTCGAGACGAAGTCCTTCAGGGCATCACGGATCTCATCGGGGCTGATGGTGATGTCTGCCATGGGGATATTCCTTGTTGGTTTTCGAGACCGGTGGCCCCGAGGTGTGTGTGCCCGTTCGAGTCGGACCTCG
This window harbors:
- a CDS encoding serine/threonine-protein kinase — its product is MARRLPSTPPVLPGFTYVHVLGSGGFADVFLYEQNMPRRQVAVKVLLDEVVDDRVRQSFQSEANLMARLSTHPSILTVLQASVAADGRPYLVMELCSASLSERYRRDPVPVSEVLAIGVRVGSALETAHREGVLHRDVKPSNILRTAYGSPVLSDFGIAASIGEADPDEPIGMSIPWSAPEVLMDESRGSVQSEVYSLAATVYSLLAGRSPFEVPGGANGADDLMGRIDKGTPKPTGRPDVPPSLERLLAAAMSRRPEQRPATAIEFVRGLQQVEAELGLPQTPAEVEVENWAMASVGDATDRTMLRNVAAPVAGGRRRRARQSPRGGLTTTASRSVGTVHRSASTARVGRRSRSTLLWAALAAVVVAVVAVSATLVLTRTGSGSIPTVSDIRATTVGTTVTFRWGDPGTRAGDTYVISSNGGTSQQTGRSFVVSGKRGDEECVAVAVNRDGKNGDQSAQKCVTIGDD
- a CDS encoding protein phosphatase 2C domain-containing protein, with the translated sequence MTELGRPTSAHSLALPGADGGALTLSWGAATDVGRRRDHNEDSYLVESPFFVVADGMGGHLAGDRASDAVVRRLGALRDVFASEDAIQAALVRATSDIERAAGGNAIGAGTTVTGVAIIAAGGVPAALVFNVGDSRTYRVENGAMRRVTVDHSVVQEMVDAGLLRAEDAESHPDSNVITRAVGFGETPEPDFWTLPLHAGDRYIICSDGLTKEIGDVGISRIAAKVDDPQQLAERLVGDAIVAGGRDNVTVVVLQVDAAPHADDVEDTLPRHRSA
- a CDS encoding FHA domain-containing protein, which codes for MGEDDDTILGRPVTRPSPPHPHVRHARDDGGPARPTAGSTTTGSPHPGTDGVESGRVPAIRVGEQVVRLDRPVVIGRRPAPPRVPLTARPLLVTVPSRHGEVSGSHLAVRAEGTAVVVEDLASTNGTVVRAPGARPFRMPSGAAIVVLTGTVVDIGDGNTVEILSRHLRIPEATRGGLAGDPLDLPPIPRHHD
- the yaaA gene encoding peroxide stress protein YaaA, with the protein product MSGLTILLPPSETKREGGDDTRPFDLGALSFPELTSERVAVIAAARSVSSDDESARYALRLGPRSVGERLRNLSLEGAPTLPAVERYTGVLYDPLDASSAPPAVREWWHRHVIVQSAMFGPIAAGDPIPAYRLSHDARLGNLRLGSVWPGSTARALGSRGVDGVVLDLRSEGYRALGPVSGSVRLRVVSEGTDGRRRALNHWNKTAKGRLVSALGRAQIEPGSMSDLADWGRTVGIGLDRTSDGWDLVAETLEPATV
- a CDS encoding F0F1 ATP synthase subunit epsilon, whose translation is MAGLTVSVVSADQEVWTGDATMVVARTTEGQIGVLAGHEPMLAILAQGQVRISRADGSTVHADAEDGFLSVEHDTVTIVARQAALASTGGRA
- the atpD gene encoding F0F1 ATP synthase subunit beta, with the protein product MTDTATIAVESSSAPGVGRIARVTGPVVDIEFPHDAIPDIYNALHTTITLGENQQEITLEVAQHLGDDLVRAIALKPTDGLVRGQEVRDTGAPISVPVGDVTKGKVFDVTGNILNAQPGEHIEITERWPIHRKAPAFDQLESKTTMFETGIKVIDLLTPYVQGGKIGLFGGAGVGKTVLIQEMIQRVAQDHGGVSVFAGVGERTREGNDLIGEMDEAGVFDKTALVFGQMDEPPGTRLRVALSALTMAEYFRDVQRQDVLLFIDNIFRFTQAGSEVSTLLGRMPSAVGYQPNLADEMGVLQERITSTRGHSITSLQAIYVPADDYTDPAPATTFAHLDATTELSREIASQGLYPAVDPLASTSRILDPRYLGQDHYETATRVKQILQKNKELQEIIAILGVDELSEEDKITVERARRIQQFLSQNTYMAKKFTGVEGSTVPLKDTIESFRAIADGEFDHVAVQAFFNVGAISDVEEKWAQIQKENR
- a CDS encoding F0F1 ATP synthase subunit gamma, giving the protein MGAQLRVYRQRIRSAQTTKKVTRAMELISASRIQKAQARMAASGPYSRAVTRAVSAVATFSNVEHVLTTEPASSTRAAIVVFTSDRGLNGAFSSNVLKQTEELASLLRSEGKDVVYYLVGRKSVGYFSFRQRDSERQWIGGTDQPSFSTAKQIGDAVVGKFLQETSEGGVDEIHIVFNRFVSLVTQEPQVVRLLPLEVVEGVDAPADDAPLPLYEFEPDADAVLDALLPVYIESRIFNAMLQSAASEHAARQRAMKSASDNADSLIRDFTRLANNARQAEITQQISEIVGGADALSGTKK
- the atpA gene encoding F0F1 ATP synthase subunit alpha, with protein sequence MADITISPDEIRDALKDFVSNYEPTKASTAEVGHVIDAADGIAHVEGLPGVMANELIRFADGTLGLAQNLDEDEIGVIVLGEFAGVEEGQEVTRTGEVLSVPVGDGYLGRVVDPLGTPLDGLGEIASEGRRALELQAPGVMARKSVHEPMQTGIKAIDAMIPIGRGQRQLIIGDRQTGKTAIAIDTIINQKANWESGDVDKQVRCIYVAIGQKGSTIASVKGALEDAGAMEYTTIVAAPASDPAGFKYLAPYTGSAIGQHWMYGGKHVLIIFDDLSKQAEAYRAVSLLLRRPPGREAYPGDVFYLHSRLLERCAKLSDELGAGSMTGLPIIETRANDVSAYIPTNVISITDGQIFLQSDLFNANQRPAVDVGISVSRVGGDAQVKSIKKVSGTLKLELAQYRALEAFAMFASDLDQASRRQLDRGARLTELLKQPQYSPYPVEDQVVSIWAGTNGKLDEVPVSDVLRFEAELLDHLKRNTSILDTLRETNVLDDDTISALGAAIDDFKKGFQTGEGKTLASVGNEQFAAADADDVDQEQIVRGRR